One window of the Vicinamibacterales bacterium genome contains the following:
- a CDS encoding AAA family ATPase translates to MNRTTDVAVEGLAERVAGSRQKILTELRKVIVGQDEVVDEVLMALFCGGHCLITGVPGLAKTLLVKTLAQILDLKFKRIQFTPDLMPADITGTEVLDEENGHRALRFVHGPIFAQIILADEINRTPPKTQAALLEAMQEYHVTAAGHTYPLERPFFVLATQNPIELEGTYPLPEAQLDRFLFNVVMTYLSEDDEVQVVTDTTGTKRAEPAKVLDGAEILAIQHYVRQVLVAEDVVRYAVRLADSSRPGRGEKLDFIDKWVKWGAGLRASHALVIGAKARALLHGRHHVSVKDIQALAKPILRHRVLPNFYAEAEGITPDRIVDQLVAAVPVPASGL, encoded by the coding sequence ATGAATCGCACGACGGACGTGGCCGTTGAAGGCCTGGCGGAACGCGTCGCCGGGAGCCGGCAGAAGATCCTAACGGAGTTACGCAAGGTGATCGTCGGCCAGGACGAGGTGGTCGACGAAGTGCTGATGGCGCTGTTCTGCGGCGGCCATTGCCTGATCACCGGCGTGCCCGGCCTGGCCAAGACGCTGCTGGTCAAGACGCTGGCGCAGATCCTGGACCTCAAGTTCAAGCGCATCCAGTTCACGCCGGACCTGATGCCAGCCGACATCACCGGCACCGAGGTGCTCGACGAAGAGAACGGGCACCGCGCCCTGCGCTTCGTGCACGGGCCGATCTTCGCGCAGATCATCCTGGCCGACGAGATCAACCGCACGCCGCCGAAGACGCAGGCGGCGTTGCTCGAGGCCATGCAGGAGTACCACGTCACGGCCGCGGGCCACACCTATCCGCTCGAGCGGCCGTTCTTCGTGCTGGCGACGCAGAATCCGATCGAGCTCGAAGGCACCTATCCGCTGCCGGAGGCGCAGCTCGATCGCTTCCTGTTCAACGTGGTGATGACCTATCTGTCGGAAGACGACGAGGTGCAGGTGGTGACCGACACCACGGGCACCAAGCGGGCGGAGCCGGCGAAGGTCCTCGACGGCGCCGAGATTCTCGCCATCCAGCACTACGTGCGGCAGGTGCTGGTCGCCGAAGACGTGGTCCGTTACGCGGTCCGCCTCGCCGACAGTTCGCGTCCGGGCCGTGGTGAAAAGCTCGACTTCATCGACAAGTGGGTGAAGTGGGGCGCCGGGCTGCGCGCTTCTCATGCCCTGGTGATTGGCGCCAAGGCGCGGGCGCTGCTTCACGGCCGCCATCACGTCTCGGTGAAGGACATCCAGGCGCTGGCCAAGCCCATCCTGCGGCATCGCGTGCTCCCGAACTTCTACGCCGAGGCCGAAGGCATCACGCCCGATCGCATTGTCGATCAGCTGGTGGCCGCCGTGCCGGTGCCCGCCAGCGGGTTGTAG
- a CDS encoding DUF58 domain-containing protein, whose translation MAGAARFLDPAIVARLGTIDLKARTIVEGFLTGLHRSPYKGFSVEFAEYRQYLPGDDLATLDWKVYARSDRHFVKKYEEETNLTCHLLLDVSASMGYASGSVTKLQYGSYLAGALAYLMNRQRDAFGLIAFDDKIASLVPANARTGHLRAVLLALERLQLGAHTNVAKPLHDLAAAVRKRGLVVLVSDLLDDPQQVLDGLKHFRYRGTDVVVFHVLDPYELEFPFERAARFRDMETADEVVAVPATVRKDYIERMQAMIAHYKRELGLVGIDYCLLDTSQPLEHGLMAYLMTRRRVI comes from the coding sequence ATGGCTGGGGCGGCGCGGTTCCTCGACCCGGCGATCGTGGCGCGGCTCGGCACGATTGACCTGAAGGCGCGAACCATCGTCGAAGGGTTCCTGACCGGATTGCATCGCAGTCCGTACAAGGGGTTCAGCGTCGAGTTTGCCGAGTATCGCCAGTACCTGCCCGGGGACGACCTGGCGACGCTGGACTGGAAGGTCTACGCGCGTTCCGATCGGCACTTCGTCAAGAAGTACGAAGAGGAGACCAACCTCACCTGCCACCTGCTGCTCGACGTCAGCGCGTCGATGGGCTACGCGTCGGGCTCCGTCACCAAGCTGCAATACGGGTCGTACCTGGCCGGGGCGCTCGCCTACCTGATGAACCGGCAGCGCGACGCGTTCGGGCTGATTGCGTTCGACGACAAGATTGCCTCGCTGGTGCCGGCCAACGCGCGCACCGGCCACCTGCGCGCGGTGCTGCTCGCGCTCGAGCGACTGCAGCTGGGCGCGCACACCAACGTCGCCAAGCCGTTGCACGACCTGGCGGCCGCGGTTCGCAAGCGTGGCCTCGTCGTGCTGGTCTCGGACTTGTTGGACGACCCGCAGCAGGTACTCGACGGCCTGAAGCACTTCCGCTATCGCGGTACCGACGTCGTCGTGTTTCACGTGCTCGACCCGTACGAACTAGAGTTCCCGTTCGAGCGAGCCGCGCGCTTTCGCGACATGGAAACGGCGGACGAAGTAGTGGCCGTGCCGGCCACGGTCCGCAAGGATTACATCGAGCGGATGCAGGCGATGATCGCGCACTACAAGCGCGAGCTGGGACTGGTCGGCATCGACTACTGCCTGCTCGACACGTCGCAGCCGCTCGAGCACGGGCTGATGGCGTACTTGATGACGCGCCGCAGAGTGATCTGA
- a CDS encoding BatA domain-containing protein, translating into MFGISFLSPLFLIGALAAAVPILLHLLHRKTEVVIDFPSVRLLTRAPVQQQRRRRLRELILLALRVAALILLAVSFARPYVAGAVAPLSAPVTVVALDTSMSLSAPGQFAKAQQAASQAVDAAPASHAVALITFADSASVAVQPTSDRGAVRAAIAAASAGPGGTRYRTVLASASEVVGAREGRVVMVTDLQQSGWEANDDGGLPDGVEVTVVGVAPPRTNLAVTSAVRRARMVAATVQNYGSEEASAAVRLVVEGKEVARANVTMAPLAAADAELPGAFGSGGAAQVVIDDVDGYQPDNTRYVVLDPRPSVSIAALVADPTGATGGIYVERALSVAGDGREFAVTVADGRVLSKWTAAEMANHAALVVLGTRTLDRSGRELVKTYLAGGGQVLLTLGPDVDPGTLADVIGTDLGVVPAPVRTPGATLVASDSRHPIFRPFLIPSGALGDVQVDQHRRLNDQADRTVLARLSGGDAALTEQAVGEGRLLVFTSDLDNQWSRFPLHPSFVPFAVETARYLTRGRQQRQEWTLPEVPAGAPPAPGVVVTGAGAAARAMVVNVDVRESSPAATSVDEFTKSIVRTNRSDAREPINAAREVEDQQRWWQVGLLVMLVALAGEALVGRRAA; encoded by the coding sequence ATGTTCGGCATCTCGTTTCTCTCGCCGCTGTTCCTGATTGGCGCGCTGGCCGCGGCCGTGCCCATCCTGCTGCACCTGCTCCATCGCAAGACCGAAGTCGTGATCGATTTCCCGTCGGTGAGGCTGCTGACTCGCGCGCCCGTGCAGCAGCAGCGGCGGCGGCGGTTGCGGGAGCTGATCCTCCTGGCCCTGCGGGTGGCGGCGCTGATCCTGCTCGCCGTGTCGTTCGCGCGGCCCTACGTCGCGGGCGCGGTGGCGCCGCTGTCAGCGCCGGTGACCGTGGTCGCGCTCGATACCTCGATGAGCCTGTCGGCACCGGGCCAGTTCGCGAAGGCGCAGCAAGCCGCGTCGCAGGCCGTGGATGCCGCACCCGCGTCTCACGCCGTGGCGCTGATCACGTTTGCGGATTCCGCGTCGGTGGCCGTTCAGCCCACCTCCGACCGCGGAGCGGTGCGTGCCGCCATTGCCGCGGCGTCCGCCGGGCCCGGCGGCACTCGATACCGCACGGTACTCGCCAGCGCGAGCGAAGTGGTGGGCGCCCGCGAAGGGCGCGTGGTGATGGTCACGGACCTCCAGCAATCGGGGTGGGAAGCCAACGACGATGGCGGGCTGCCTGATGGCGTTGAGGTGACCGTGGTCGGCGTGGCCCCGCCGCGGACCAACCTCGCCGTGACGTCGGCGGTGCGCCGCGCCCGCATGGTGGCGGCGACGGTGCAGAACTACGGCAGCGAAGAGGCGAGCGCCGCGGTGCGGCTGGTGGTTGAGGGCAAGGAAGTGGCGCGGGCGAACGTGACGATGGCGCCGCTGGCGGCGGCCGACGCCGAGTTACCGGGCGCCTTCGGAAGTGGCGGCGCCGCGCAGGTGGTGATCGACGATGTGGATGGCTACCAGCCTGACAACACCCGCTACGTCGTGCTGGACCCGCGCCCGTCGGTGTCGATTGCCGCGCTGGTCGCCGATCCGACGGGAGCAACCGGCGGCATCTATGTGGAACGGGCGCTGTCGGTGGCCGGTGACGGCCGTGAGTTTGCCGTCACGGTGGCCGATGGCCGCGTGCTGTCGAAATGGACCGCCGCCGAGATGGCGAACCATGCGGCCCTGGTCGTGCTGGGCACGCGCACGCTCGATCGCTCCGGGCGTGAGCTGGTGAAGACCTACCTTGCCGGCGGCGGCCAGGTGTTGCTTACCTTGGGGCCGGACGTCGATCCGGGGACCCTGGCCGACGTCATCGGCACCGACCTCGGCGTGGTGCCGGCACCGGTGCGCACGCCCGGCGCGACGCTGGTGGCCAGCGACAGCCGTCATCCCATCTTTCGCCCGTTTCTCATCCCATCGGGCGCCCTGGGCGACGTCCAGGTGGACCAGCACCGGCGTCTAAACGATCAGGCCGACCGGACCGTGCTGGCCCGACTGTCCGGCGGCGACGCGGCGCTCACGGAACAGGCGGTCGGGGAGGGGCGGTTGCTGGTGTTCACCTCGGACCTCGACAACCAATGGAGCCGCTTCCCGTTGCACCCGTCGTTTGTCCCGTTCGCGGTGGAAACGGCACGCTACCTGACGCGCGGACGGCAGCAGCGGCAGGAGTGGACGTTGCCGGAAGTGCCGGCGGGAGCGCCGCCGGCGCCGGGCGTGGTGGTGACCGGCGCGGGCGCCGCCGCTCGCGCGATGGTGGTCAACGTGGACGTGCGCGAATCGAGTCCCGCGGCCACCAGCGTTGACGAGTTCACGAAGAGCATCGTCAGGACCAACCGATCCGATGCGCGCGAGCCGATCAACGCGGCGCGGGAGGTCGAGGACCAGCAGCGATGGTGGCAGGTGGGCCTGCTCGTGATGCTGGTGGCTCTGGCTGGCGAAGCGCTCGTCGGGCGCCGCGCGGCGTGA
- a CDS encoding DUF4175 family protein, which produces MSDRFVELRTILADVRARWTRRALLSAWALGAATAASMLLVGLLAVWLVAREGLPLVLAVGAVTIVAVTSLVFALLPLRQPPTDKQMARFIEEQAGGLDDVLVTAVEKGGLGSSPIGDLLVADAIRAARALDFDALVSRDTRRRAAAGAALASLGLLAAAGVFAPSAGRAADVVGAYLFPKHYAIAVVPGSTKVRAGQPLTVVARIPGLDGGLIPSITVGEGDAARSARMSPGAASGEFTITLNNIETSFPYSVSLGAAHSDAFQVDVIRPVRVARVDVRYEYPNGVGLPPQTEEDSGDIYAPAGTRAHLTITTDKPVKQGQLALSDGTAVTLSGSDTVLSAELTVAKDGSYRIALKDVDDLSSEGTEYFIRMLNDRPPDVRILRPAGDKQVSPLEEVAIEARADDDYGVQSLELVIKTSGGKETVVPLGQPITGSAAAGEHTVYLEDLRVAPGDFVTYHARARDVGRGRRSTEARSDIFFLEVKPYEEEFTASESQAMGGMQGEQTGLEDLIAQEKDIIAATWKLDARARRARDARSAGDIRTVADAQTGVKEKAESIAGDLSAAAFAQQRRRRGAQPGLTRAGTDDPIAKAVAAMGRAVTELQRLNTAQSLPHEEDALGNLLKAQAEIRRRQVAMQQARGGGGNGNRQTLDLSTLFEQELRKRQQTNYETPSTSDARADEAKKADDPLAGIRELARRQEALARQQRDLAKNQGALTAEEIKRQLERLTRDQNELRKQAEELSQQLQQQSPAARSPDSSRQQQQQGGGQSQGAQGGQGSQADSQKLREISEEMRNAEGDLRRQDPQQASARGDRASQQLRNLEQQMQGSRPDERRRAIGDLQMEARQLADAERRLGNEATRTAPGSAGEDARRRLAAEQERLADRTERLGESVRQLAKDAPEAEADDRQAMSEAARELVRGKIAERMRQSAQSMRQAPPEGGDGPGKPDELARVLDKVAERLGSATGAQDSEAAKLSEQLARTQELRDRLSELQRTMDTLARAGESRDGQPQGQPAGERGQQAQPGQQPGQPGAQGQPGAKGRQGASGQPGTAAGGRAESVARLQRDADNQMREAQKLAEGVQRENPGMPRGTTPEQWQRSVSAPGTEAFKQDFANWETLKKNLLVALERTESQLSEQLRARENNERLNAGRHDAVSETYRALVDRYYQSLAAPRKPNR; this is translated from the coding sequence ATGAGCGATCGCTTCGTCGAGCTTCGAACGATTCTCGCGGACGTGCGGGCGCGCTGGACGCGCCGCGCGCTCCTCAGCGCGTGGGCGCTCGGGGCCGCCACCGCCGCGTCGATGTTGCTCGTCGGCCTGCTGGCGGTGTGGCTGGTGGCGCGTGAGGGCCTGCCGCTGGTGCTGGCCGTGGGCGCCGTCACGATCGTCGCCGTCACCTCACTGGTCTTCGCGCTGCTGCCGCTGCGGCAGCCGCCCACCGACAAGCAGATGGCCCGCTTCATCGAGGAGCAGGCCGGCGGCCTGGACGACGTGCTGGTGACCGCGGTGGAGAAGGGCGGCCTCGGCTCCTCGCCGATCGGCGACCTGCTGGTCGCGGATGCCATCCGCGCCGCGCGCGCGCTGGACTTCGACGCCCTGGTCAGCCGTGACACGCGGCGGCGCGCCGCGGCCGGCGCCGCGCTGGCGAGCCTCGGGCTCCTCGCGGCCGCGGGTGTCTTCGCGCCATCGGCGGGCCGTGCCGCCGACGTGGTGGGCGCGTACCTGTTTCCCAAGCACTATGCGATCGCGGTGGTCCCTGGCTCCACCAAGGTCAGGGCCGGGCAGCCGCTCACCGTGGTGGCGCGGATTCCGGGCCTCGACGGCGGCCTCATCCCGTCCATCACCGTGGGTGAGGGCGACGCGGCACGCTCCGCGCGGATGTCGCCCGGCGCGGCGTCCGGCGAATTCACCATCACCCTGAACAACATCGAAACGTCGTTCCCGTATTCGGTGTCCCTTGGCGCCGCGCACTCCGATGCGTTCCAGGTGGACGTGATCCGGCCGGTTCGCGTGGCGCGGGTGGACGTGCGCTACGAGTATCCGAACGGCGTCGGCCTGCCGCCGCAGACGGAGGAAGACAGCGGCGACATCTACGCGCCGGCGGGGACCAGGGCACACCTCACCATTACCACCGACAAGCCCGTGAAGCAGGGACAGCTCGCACTCTCGGATGGCACCGCGGTGACGCTGTCTGGAAGCGACACGGTGTTGTCGGCCGAGCTGACGGTGGCGAAGGACGGCTCGTACCGCATTGCGCTCAAGGATGTTGACGACCTGTCGAGCGAGGGCACGGAGTATTTCATCCGCATGCTGAACGACCGGCCGCCCGACGTCCGCATCCTGCGCCCGGCCGGCGACAAGCAGGTGTCGCCGCTCGAAGAAGTGGCCATCGAGGCGCGCGCCGACGACGACTACGGCGTGCAGTCGCTGGAACTGGTGATCAAGACGTCCGGCGGAAAAGAGACCGTCGTCCCGCTCGGCCAGCCGATCACCGGCTCGGCGGCCGCCGGCGAGCACACGGTGTATCTCGAGGATCTGCGCGTGGCGCCCGGTGATTTCGTGACCTACCACGCGCGGGCGCGTGACGTCGGCCGCGGTCGCCGTTCGACCGAGGCGAGAAGCGACATCTTCTTCCTCGAGGTGAAGCCGTACGAAGAGGAATTCACGGCGTCGGAAAGCCAGGCCATGGGCGGCATGCAGGGCGAGCAGACCGGCCTCGAGGATCTGATTGCCCAGGAGAAGGACATCATCGCCGCCACCTGGAAGCTCGACGCCCGCGCCCGTCGCGCGCGTGATGCGCGATCGGCAGGCGACATCAGGACCGTCGCCGACGCCCAGACCGGCGTGAAGGAAAAGGCCGAATCGATTGCCGGCGACCTGTCGGCGGCCGCGTTTGCGCAGCAGCGGCGGCGGCGCGGCGCGCAGCCCGGCCTGACGCGGGCCGGCACCGACGACCCGATCGCCAAGGCCGTGGCAGCCATGGGCCGGGCCGTCACCGAACTCCAGCGCCTCAACACCGCGCAGTCGCTGCCCCACGAGGAAGACGCGCTCGGTAATTTGCTGAAGGCGCAGGCCGAGATTCGCCGGCGCCAGGTGGCCATGCAGCAGGCGCGCGGCGGCGGCGGCAACGGCAACCGCCAGACCCTCGACCTGTCGACGCTGTTCGAGCAGGAGCTGCGCAAGCGGCAGCAGACCAACTACGAGACGCCATCGACGAGCGACGCGCGCGCGGATGAGGCCAAGAAGGCTGACGACCCGCTGGCCGGCATCCGCGAGCTGGCCCGCCGCCAGGAAGCGTTGGCCCGGCAGCAGCGTGACCTGGCGAAGAACCAGGGCGCGCTGACCGCGGAAGAGATCAAGCGTCAGCTCGAACGGCTCACTCGGGACCAGAACGAGTTGCGCAAGCAGGCTGAGGAGTTGTCGCAGCAGCTGCAGCAGCAGTCACCGGCCGCTCGCAGCCCGGATTCGTCGCGGCAACAACAGCAGCAGGGCGGCGGCCAGAGCCAGGGCGCGCAGGGTGGGCAGGGGTCCCAGGCCGACAGCCAGAAGCTGCGCGAGATTTCCGAAGAGATGCGCAACGCCGAAGGTGACCTGCGCCGGCAGGATCCGCAGCAGGCCAGCGCGCGCGGGGATCGCGCCTCGCAGCAACTGCGCAACCTCGAGCAGCAGATGCAGGGCTCGCGTCCGGACGAGCGCCGCCGTGCTATTGGCGACCTGCAGATGGAGGCGCGGCAGCTCGCCGATGCCGAGCGGCGGCTGGGCAACGAAGCAACCAGAACAGCCCCTGGCAGCGCCGGGGAAGACGCCAGGCGCCGGCTGGCAGCCGAGCAGGAGCGGCTGGCGGATCGCACCGAGCGGCTGGGCGAGTCCGTGCGTCAGCTCGCGAAGGACGCGCCGGAGGCGGAAGCGGATGATCGCCAGGCCATGTCGGAGGCCGCGCGTGAACTCGTTCGCGGGAAGATCGCCGAACGCATGCGCCAGTCCGCGCAATCGATGCGACAGGCGCCGCCGGAGGGCGGCGACGGGCCCGGCAAGCCGGACGAACTCGCGCGCGTACTCGACAAGGTGGCCGAGCGTCTCGGTTCGGCTACCGGCGCGCAAGACAGCGAGGCCGCGAAGCTATCGGAGCAGTTGGCCCGCACCCAGGAATTGCGCGATCGGCTGAGCGAACTGCAGCGGACCATGGACACGTTGGCGCGGGCGGGCGAGTCGCGCGACGGCCAGCCGCAAGGGCAACCGGCCGGCGAGCGTGGTCAACAGGCGCAGCCAGGCCAGCAACCGGGCCAGCCGGGTGCTCAGGGACAGCCGGGTGCGAAAGGCCGCCAGGGCGCGAGCGGCCAGCCGGGGACGGCGGCAGGCGGTCGCGCCGAATCGGTGGCGCGTCTGCAGCGCGATGCCGACAACCAGATGCGCGAAGCGCAGAAGCTGGCCGAAGGCGTGCAGCGCGAGAACCCGGGCATGCCGCGCGGCACCACGCCGGAGCAATGGCAGCGCAGCGTGTCGGCGCCGGGCACCGAAGCGTTCAAGCAGGACTTCGCCAACTGGGAAACGCTCAAGAAGAACCTGCTGGTCGCGCTCGAGCGCACCGAGTCACAGTTGTCGGAACAGCTGCGCGCGCGCGAGAACAACGAGCGCTTGAACGCCGGCCGGCATGACGCGGTGTCCGAGACCTATCGGGCGCTGGTCGATCGCTACTACCAGTCGCTGGCCGCGCCGCGAAAGCCCAACCGGTAG